A stretch of the Salarias fasciatus chromosome 3, fSalaFa1.1, whole genome shotgun sequence genome encodes the following:
- the LOC115386052 gene encoding Fc receptor-like protein 5 has translation MARPRDDSYSTTTWSEAFTVSVLQKPRATLTSGNTTISVGGSVSLSCSVRDSDGWKYEFYKTTSTSWEKLVETSVGDSGVIQVSKGGIYQCRGERETSGYLSDMSDVAIIRITFTNKPVITQQPSWSQIFQGEKITLTCEVQGGEKTDWRYYWRRNSRSLPNEDEKLLQFTASESFNGDYKCMTTRRDDFYSLTTWSEAFTVSVLRPKLSVSPSWLIPGASVTLICHTEPPSAGWSFYWFKAVPNSQDSYTYEPLPGTSSGTANNSFTVHGQTHTAGYACSAGRGDPLIYTQHSRPTFVWSSGVHPSASLTVNPDRVQHFTSESLSLTCEGNSSQWRLIRFLTDDSLLSFLPPATINGSTYIKNEAPRKAVYWCESGTEFSNAVNISTHSDGVILVSPVYPVPVGESVTLLCVMKTGNISSDVFFYKNNKLIENERLGEMKISAVSESDEGFYKCQYNGRESAQSWMAVKVSRSESSSFHVWLIFGLVCGVLLIFILCLLWCYNCKKRSCCSRRIESLYVNQSSATNQPVTQSEIQLYSSLLHGDVSLYESLRRPGNPANGEPAQDYINVTSHQLDDLHE, from the exons ATGGCCAGACCCAGAGATGACTCTTATTCTACAACCACATGGAGTGaagccttcacagtgtcagtgttac agaaacccaggGCTACACTGACATCAGGCAATACAACCATCTCAGTCGGAGGCTCAGTgagtctttcctgctctgtgagagactctgatggatggaaatatgagttttacaaaacaacatcaaccagcTGGGAGAAACTAGTTGAAACAAGTGTTGGGGACAGTGGAGTCATCCAGGTATCTAAAGGAGGAATTTACcagtgcagaggagagagagaaacatcaggTTATCTCTCTGACATGAGTGATGTAGCCATCATTAGGATAACTT tcaccaacaagcctgtcataacacaacaacccagctggtctcagatattccagggtgagaagatcactctgacatgtgaggtccagggaggagagaagactgactggaGGTATTACTGGAGGAGAAATTCACGATCACTTCCAAACGAGGATGAAAAGTTGTTACAATTCACTGCTTCTGAGTCCTTCAATGGAGACTATAAATGTATGACCACTCGCAGAGATGACTTTTATTCTTTAACCACATGGAGTGaagccttcacagtgtcagtgttac GACCAaagctctctgtgtctccatcatggttgattcctggagcttcagtcactctgatctgtcacactgaacctccgtcagcagggtggagcttcTACTGGTTCAAAGCTGTTCCAAACTCTCAGGATTCCTACACCTATGAGCCTCTACCTGGTACCAGCAGTGGGACAGCAAACAATTCCTTCACAGTtcatggacagacacacacagcaggatatGCATGTTCAGCTGGACGAGGGGATCCGCTGatttacacacaacacagtCGTCCCACATTTGTCTGGTCTTCag GTGTTCATCCATCAGCGTCTCTCACAGTGAATCCTGACAGAGTCCAACACTTCACCTCTGAATCTCTCTCACTGACATGTGAAGGAAACTCTTCCCAGTGGAGGCTGATCCGGTTTCTGACTGACGACTCGCTGTTGAGCTTTCTTCCTCCAGCTACAATCAATGGATCAACATATATTAAGAATGAGGCTCCAAGAAAAGCTGTGTACTGGTGTGAGTCTGGAACAGAGTTCAGCAATGCAGTCAATATCTCCACACACT ctgatggcGTTATCCTGGTGAGCCCTGTGTATCCTGTACCTGTGGGAGAGTCTGTAACTCTCCTCTGTGTCATGAAGACtggaaatatttcctctgatgtgtttttctacaaaaataacaaactcaTTGAAAATGAGAGACTAGGAGAGATGAAGATCTCTGCAGTGTCAGAATCAGATGAAGGTTTCTACAAGTGTCAGTACAATGGAAGAGAATCAGCACAAAGCTGGATGGCTGTGAAAG TGTCCAGATCTGAGAGCTCTTCATTCCATGTCTGGTTGATCTTTGGGCTggtttgtggagttttgctTATTTTCATCCTCTGCCTGCTGTGGTGCTACAATTGCAAAAAGA GGTCATGCTGCAGCAG acGTATTGAGTCTTTGTATGTCAATCAAAGCTCTGCGACAAACCAGCCAGTGACCCAGAGTGAAATTCAACTTTACTCCTCTCTCCTGCATG GTGATGTTTCTCTTTATGAATCCCTCAGACGCCCTGGAAACCCTGCAAACG GTGAACCAGCTCAGGATTACATCAATGTCACATCCCACCAGCTTGATGATCTTCATGAATGA